The DNA region AGCGTCAGCCAGTCCATTGGCAGACATCGGCCTATCATAACATACCATACTTCAGGCGgtcatcttccaccaccaaaTTACGCCAGTCGCAATCAGCGGGCATATGAGGCAATTCGATGTGGTCTGGGAGAGTGAAGTTGTTTCGCGCTTCGTTCAGTCGTCTCCCCAAGACTGCACAGTCTACAGTGACGAAAAGAGCCTTACATCCCGCCTCTATATTGGTAAGCTTTTTGTCCGCTACGTTCAAACTCACTTTCAGCCCTGCGGATAATCTCCAAATTGGCGTCACGCGACTTCATTACACTCAACTGCATCACATAAGGGATGGCCCCTTGACCAGCGGTCACCACGTCTTCAATAGAGGTTGTTGAATAGGTGGAAAGACACATAGGGATGCCGGCTTTGGAAGCCGCCATTGACGTCGCTATCTCCCCATCAGGATGAGCGAGTTTTTGAAAAGCCGTGGGAGAAAAACCAAGAGGGGCGGCAACCTATGCAAACGGGTAATTAGTCGCGCAAAGATGGCCTAAAAATAATGTCTACCTTTTGACCGAAGACCTCTACCGACATGTCTATgttaccaacatcgaccaaaATACGGGGACGAATTCTGTATTGGTTAAATGCTTCGACGTTCTCCCGGCAACTAGTGGTAGTTCGATCAGCTTCAAGCTCTGGATCTCATGCAATTGACCTACGTGATCATGTCCATCGCACCACCGTTGTAAAATTCGTGGACCATTTGGGGAAGCGTCTTTTTGGACTCTTCCTCAAGGTCAGAGAGCATGTAGACGCCGTTGTTGAGTACCTGGCGATTCATAATTGTCGGGAAAGAAACTGATAGCAGTAGGGGAAATGTGCCAGAAAATCACTGTTGGGAGAGACGATTGGATGCAAGGTAGCTTATGAAGAGATCTGGTTCACATACATATGTAGTCATTCTGCCAGGACACAGGGCTGGTCATCAGGTCATGCACTGATAAAAGTTCTTTATGTTGGGGGTCCGAACCGACGTTGTTATCTGTCCGAGCACTCAGTTATTATTGTTGACGGAGTCCCCGCTGGGCGCCGTAACAGATCAATTAACCGTAATAACCATCGCGTCGCAACCTCCGTCGGAGGCCGTCGGCATCTTGCGCTACGCGCTTGGCACTTGTTCGGATCGTCCTTCGTATCAGGATAGCCTTCCATTCCTTGTAAACTTCTAGCCCAAGCCGTACACTTACCCGGTCAGCATCATGATATGTGGAATACTTAAGGAGACCATTGTTGCTCCTCGGATATGCTTCATTTCCGTCTCATCAATACATCATCGACTCTCTTTGCAACTCTACTGTATTACCGACTTTTTGCATAGCTACCAACACAAACGCCAAAACAATGGACAAGCGAACCTATCTCAGAAACGACCTTCTTGCTGGAAAACCCGGTATTGGGATGTGGCTCACGTGAGTCAAGTCGTGGAATATTCCTCGCAATAGCTAACTGATTGCGTGATAATAGGTTGCCTGGGTCCGCATTAGCCAAGACCGTAGCCACTATCCCTGGCTTCAACTGGATCCTTATTGATGCCGAGCATGGCCAGATTACAGACAGGGACTACTTTGATGTGGGTATCTATAGACGAGTACTGCCTTGCTTGCCTCGCGAAAGCTCACAGTACGCTGCTGAATAGCTCACCAATCATATCACAACCGAAGGCGTTTCACCCATTATCCGTATCCCCTCCGATGAACCTTGGTTAATCAAGCGGGCCCTCGACTCAGGAGCCCACGGCTTGATGATTCCTATGTGTCACAACCCTGTACGTTCCGGGACATTCGTTTGCATGACCACGAACTCGGCACTGACAGCGACCTTGTAGGATGTCGCCAAAAAGGTTGTCTCTTCCAGCAAGTACGCTGCTCGAGGCACTCGAGGATGTGGTTCACCTTTCACCCAGATCATCTTCGGTGTTCCCGAGTCTCAATATGAGGCAACTTGCAACGACAACTTGATGGTCATCGTCCAGATCGAGTCGGCAGAGGGTGTGAAGAATGTGGAGTCCATTGCTGCTGTCCAGGGAGTGGATGTTCTTTTCGTTGGTGGGTTCAGTCTCATGGTACGCTTCTTGGATAGATTTCAGATATTCATCGTAATCTGAGTAGGCCCCTTTGACCTTGCCAAGTCAATGGACATAGAGTTCGGTGGCGAGGAACACGAGGCGGCTATTGCTCGAACCCTTAAGGCATGTAAAGATAACGGCAAGAAGGCAGCCATCTTTTGTAAGTCAGCAGTGGGGCGGACCCTGTCATGTAACGACTAACTGTTGATTTAGGCATGTCCGGCGCCCAGTCCAGGAAGCGTTTGCAGCAGGGCTTTGATATGGTTTCAATCGCCACCGATACAGACTCTATAATTCGAGAGTTCTCCAGGCAGCTCGAAGACATGAAGGCTTGATCCGATGTATGCATATAATTATACAGATAACTCCTACTTTCCTCATTTATGGTTAAGCGAGTTAATAAGTAATGGGATCGAACTCTTAAGCGAACCCTGTCCGCTGCATGAATTATTCAATTATTTTGCCTTACATCAATTTTGGCTCGACCATGTCAAGGAGAGAAGTGACCTAAGCTGAACTCAAGGTAGCGAGTCTGCTGCAGTTCATATTAATTTATTGTGCCGCGTGAGCTCGTTGATTCTTCTTACTTCGTCCTACAAGAAAGTGCTTTGAACATTGAATTTGAAAAGCCTTTGATAAAATCATTATAAATTTTATGACGACCGACACATCGCATGCCAGAGGTCACGGTAGCCGAAAGGGGGTGCCAGATCTATAAAACCTCGAGCGCATTCTGGAATGCATAACATGATCATAAACCGATAGCTAGCGACTCTATATCTTGATGGGCCACTCGAAATCTCCGCCATAGTAATGGTGAACTGACTTTGTGATAAGGTAAGGCTCGAGACCCTCCAATCCCAACTCTCGGCCCCATCCAGACTGCTTATATCCACCAAAAGGAACCTGATGAGAGAGTGCTACGTACTATGACATGTTCAGTTATACCCAAGATAAACAACGCCATTGAACTCACTTGATTGATCCATACGGTACCTGCCTTCAACTTGCGTGTAACTCGCTGAACTCGAGCGTAGTTCTGAGAATGAACGGCGGCGGCCAGACCATACTGTGAAAGACATTAGCGCACGGACCGCGGGGCGGGGAACAATAGTTATTGACTGACTTCGGTGTTATTGGCAATCGATATAGCGTCAGCCTCGTCCTTGAAACGAATGACAGAAGCCACAGGGCCAAatatttcttctctcgctATCTTCATATCCATAGTGACGTCTCCGAACACTGTTGGTTGGATAAAGTACCCTCTGGATCCATGTCTACTGCCGCCGGTCAAAAGTTTTGCCCCGCTTCGCTTGCCACTCTCAATATAATCGAGGACCTTCCTGAATTGCGCCTCATTGACTTGCGGTCCTTGAAAAGTATCCGGATCTGCCGGATCGCCGACCTTGAAGGCCTCCGCAGCAGCTTTGAAATGTGTGA from Cryptococcus neoformans var. neoformans B-3501A chromosome 4, whole genome shotgun sequence includes:
- a CDS encoding hypothetical protein (Match to ESTs gb|CF192906.1|CF192906, gb|CF190910.1|CF190910, gb|CF189391.1|CF189391; HMMPfam hit to FMN_dh, FMN-dependent dehydrogenase, score: 466.6, E(): 2.6e-137), giving the protein MNRQVLNNGVYMLSDLEEESKKTLPQMVHEFYNGGAMDMITCRENVEAFNQYRIRPRILVDVGNIDMSVEVFGQKVAAPLGFSPTAFQKLAHPDGEIATSMAASKAGIPMCLSTYSTTSIEDVVTAGQGAIPYVMQLSVMKSRDANLEIIRRAEKAGCKALFVTVDCAVLGRRLNEARNNFTLPDHIELPHMPADCDWRNLVVEDDRLKYDASCTWKTLVDWARSHTKMQIWLKGVYTAEDVALAIEYGIDGVVVSNHGGRQLDSVTATLDALPEVVEAAAGRIPVHIDSGIRRGTDIFKALALGADHVWIGRAVIWGLAHDGEAGVSLAVNLLLDELRTTMVLAGCANVKQITRAHLARKGLDGRLHKL
- a CDS encoding hypothetical protein (Match to ESTs gb|CF190711.1|CF190711, gb|CF189497.1|CF189497, gb|CF190710.1|CF190710; HMMPfam hit to HpcH_HpaI, HpcH/HpaI aldolase family, score: 138.9, E(): 1.1e-38) yields the protein MDKRTYLRNDLLAGKPGIGMWLTLPGSALAKTVATIPGFNWILIDAEHGQITDRDYFDLTNHITTEGVSPIIRIPSDEPWLIKRALDSGAHGLMIPMCHNPDVAKKVVSSSKYAARGTRGCGSPFTQIIFGVPESQYEATCNDNLMVIVQIESAEGVKNVESIAAVQGVDVLFVGPFDLAKSMDIEFGGEEHEAAIARTLKACKDNGKKAAIFCMSGAQSRKRLQQGFDMVSIATDTDSIIREFSRQLEDMKA